A window of the Egibacter rhizosphaerae genome harbors these coding sequences:
- a CDS encoding transposase, with translation MAAPRKYPEELKARAVRMVRDIDERGAIKRVADQLDINPETLRNWTRQAEIDDGERAGTSSAEHEENKRLRAENAELRRANEILRKASAYFASAELDRPRR, from the coding sequence ATGGCTGCACCACGTAAGTACCCCGAGGAACTGAAGGCGCGGGCTGTGCGTATGGTCCGCGACATCGACGAGCGCGGCGCGATCAAGCGCGTCGCCGATCAGTTGGACATCAACCCTGAGACGTTGCGTAACTGGACCCGGCAGGCCGAGATCGACGACGGCGAGCGCGCGGGCACCAGCAGCGCTGAGCATGAGGAGAACAAGCGGCTGCGCGCGGAGAACGCCGAGCTGCGACGCGCGAACGAGATCCTTCGCAAAGCGTCGGCGTATTTTGCGTCGGCGGAGCTCGACCGCCCACGCCGGTGA
- a CDS encoding helix-turn-helix domain-containing protein, with product MAQPETRSELNALRNIASAVSSNLDLDSLLNSIVSSVAANTEWDLCWITALDAANGTAEVIAREDKLTWSDASRLRVWPIAEIPIRDALHSLEPIIIDDAQNSEYRLYAEDARERGYRSGALLPLREMHPHGAPLQLSVQSRAPGPISGEAVEFLETVADLASIALVNARKVAEDRRNIARLTNSVSATSKLVDAVQRGDSLEELLESVADSYDASIILSDDSGAVVHVCAPASAAIARAESVAVHPTRHDHDAGHPAPSAEIGLQDHAGETYGTVTARSFTLGQWPRHAIRVHVVRDSNEHGVERALDLLASVGAQLAVSRSLMLAHDLEELSDEIIAELVACEDEPVVLRVRLTKLGVSTAGGERLVKILPAAGQDASRLIDSLPLLEPRWRSEHSGLVSGGWVGDGLALIARPAATTDDVKARVTALLDSARIDRDAVAVLISSPGVLPRDGKRMWDECGQLASLFGAGGATAYEEYGTLGFLLGAGADGRAATFIDDTIGPLLEYDEASGSDLVHTVEVLLSSTGKLQAVARELHIHVSTLRYRLDRAAGLLGMDLEDPDARFALLLACRLRRLFGER from the coding sequence ATGGCTCAGCCCGAGACGCGCAGCGAGCTCAACGCCCTGCGCAACATCGCGTCGGCGGTGAGCTCGAACCTGGACCTCGACTCGTTGTTGAACTCCATCGTATCCTCCGTGGCCGCCAACACCGAATGGGACCTGTGCTGGATCACCGCACTCGACGCTGCCAACGGGACAGCCGAGGTCATCGCCCGCGAAGATAAGCTAACGTGGTCGGACGCCAGCCGGCTGCGGGTCTGGCCGATCGCCGAGATCCCGATCCGGGACGCACTGCACAGCCTCGAGCCCATAATCATCGACGATGCGCAGAATAGCGAATATCGGCTCTACGCTGAGGACGCCCGCGAGCGGGGCTACCGCAGCGGCGCCCTGCTACCGCTGCGGGAGATGCACCCCCACGGCGCGCCGTTGCAACTGTCGGTGCAGTCTCGCGCCCCCGGGCCCATCTCAGGGGAGGCGGTTGAGTTTCTTGAGACCGTCGCTGACCTCGCCTCGATCGCGCTCGTCAACGCGCGCAAAGTCGCTGAGGACCGCCGCAACATCGCCCGGCTCACCAACTCGGTGTCGGCGACCAGCAAGCTCGTCGATGCGGTTCAACGGGGGGACAGCCTCGAAGAGTTGCTCGAGAGCGTCGCCGACAGCTACGACGCGTCGATCATCCTCAGCGACGACAGCGGCGCGGTGGTCCATGTTTGCGCGCCTGCCAGCGCCGCCATCGCCCGCGCCGAGAGTGTGGCCGTGCACCCCACCCGTCACGACCACGACGCCGGCCATCCTGCCCCGAGCGCGGAGATCGGATTGCAGGACCACGCCGGCGAGACGTACGGGACTGTGACCGCACGCTCGTTCACGCTCGGGCAGTGGCCGCGGCACGCGATCCGCGTCCACGTCGTCCGCGATAGCAACGAGCACGGCGTCGAACGCGCCCTCGACCTGCTCGCCAGCGTCGGCGCCCAGCTCGCCGTATCGCGCAGCCTCATGCTCGCACACGACCTCGAAGAGCTCAGCGACGAGATCATCGCCGAACTCGTCGCCTGCGAGGACGAGCCCGTTGTACTCCGCGTCCGCCTCACCAAGCTCGGCGTCAGCACCGCCGGCGGCGAGCGTCTAGTCAAGATCCTGCCCGCCGCCGGTCAGGACGCCTCCCGACTCATCGACTCGTTGCCGCTGCTGGAGCCCCGTTGGCGCAGCGAGCACAGCGGGCTCGTCTCCGGCGGCTGGGTCGGCGACGGGCTCGCTCTCATTGCCCGACCCGCCGCCACCACCGACGACGTCAAGGCGCGCGTCACCGCCCTGCTCGACAGCGCCCGCATCGACCGGGACGCGGTTGCCGTGCTCATCAGCTCCCCGGGAGTGCTGCCCCGGGACGGCAAGCGCATGTGGGACGAGTGCGGACAGCTCGCCTCGCTGTTCGGCGCTGGCGGGGCGACGGCCTACGAGGAGTACGGCACCCTCGGGTTCCTTCTCGGCGCCGGCGCTGACGGGCGCGCCGCCACGTTCATCGACGACACCATCGGGCCGCTGCTCGAGTACGACGAGGCGTCAGGTTCGGACCTCGTGCACACCGTCGAGGTGCTCCTGTCGTCGACGGGAAAGCTCCAAGCTGTCGCCCGCGAGTTGCACATCCATGTGAGCACGCTTCGATACCGCCTCGACCGGGCCGCGGGCCTGCTTGGGATGGATCTCGAGGACCCCGACGCGCGGTTCGCGCTCCTTCTGGCCTGCAGGCTGCGGCGACTGTTCGGTGAGCGATGA
- a CDS encoding extracellular solute-binding protein yields MFSTSLGVVSTGWRCLIPLALLGSAVLVGCGNGSDVDGADGTDDSSEEASDDFEGETIRLASFGGTWHDAFNEHVGDEFESETGATIEYVEGNPGDNFARLLAAGGGDPGFDVAIFDETQIAELIDRELIDEIDASSAPNVEGVFDEAVIEPGYTPALTWYRLAFGYNEAALEDAGVDTPPDSWEALWHEDLAGRVAVPDSSVEMALPTLVMANLLAGREDMSNLEPGYDRLSELEVNQVYSSSAAVDTQIVSGDVWAWTTTPGRVYQLQEQGEPVELVFPTVEGYEGILVRSTAMQVMADLDGETRALAHRLIDMHFDPDALVPMMEETETEPTVVEASESLDADAVEEDRFLTEEDVDDLYTMPVDDLVPQTDEIADRWPGLFGN; encoded by the coding sequence ATGTTTTCGACGAGTTTGGGCGTTGTGTCTACCGGCTGGCGTTGTCTGATTCCGCTGGCGCTCCTTGGATCGGCTGTTTTGGTAGGGTGCGGCAACGGGAGTGATGTTGACGGAGCGGATGGAACAGACGACTCTTCGGAAGAAGCGTCGGATGACTTCGAGGGCGAGACTATCCGGCTCGCGTCCTTCGGTGGCACATGGCATGACGCCTTCAACGAACATGTAGGTGACGAGTTCGAAAGCGAAACTGGCGCAACGATTGAATATGTGGAAGGCAACCCCGGCGACAACTTCGCTCGGCTGCTGGCGGCGGGCGGGGGCGATCCCGGCTTCGATGTCGCGATCTTCGATGAGACCCAAATAGCCGAATTGATCGATCGGGAGTTGATCGACGAAATAGATGCCAGCTCTGCTCCAAATGTGGAAGGAGTGTTTGACGAAGCGGTCATTGAGCCTGGATATACTCCAGCCCTGACGTGGTACAGGTTGGCCTTTGGTTACAATGAGGCGGCACTTGAGGATGCTGGCGTGGACACGCCGCCGGATAGCTGGGAGGCGCTTTGGCACGAGGACCTAGCCGGCCGCGTCGCCGTACCCGATAGTAGTGTCGAGATGGCGCTGCCCACGCTTGTTATGGCTAACCTGTTGGCAGGACGAGAGGATATGAGCAATCTTGAGCCCGGTTACGACAGGTTGTCCGAGCTTGAGGTCAATCAAGTGTACAGCTCATCGGCCGCAGTGGACACGCAGATCGTGAGTGGCGATGTGTGGGCGTGGACCACAACGCCTGGACGGGTGTACCAGTTGCAAGAGCAAGGGGAACCCGTGGAGCTTGTGTTCCCTACGGTTGAAGGATACGAGGGTATTCTGGTTCGCAGCACTGCGATGCAGGTAATGGCGGACCTTGACGGCGAGACAAGAGCTTTGGCCCATCGATTGATTGACATGCATTTCGATCCGGATGCCTTAGTCCCGATGATGGAGGAAACCGAGACGGAACCGACCGTAGTAGAGGCGTCGGAATCGTTGGATGCGGACGCTGTTGAGGAAGACCGTTTCTTAACCGAAGAAGATGTTGATGACCTCTACACCATGCCGGTAGATGACCTGGTCCCCCAAACTGACGAAATTGCAGACCGGTGGCCCGGGCTGTTCGGTAACTAA
- a CDS encoding MerR family transcriptional regulator codes for MTDTLSIGEVARRAGVATSTVRYYDRLGLVPVVDRDGTGRRYDDSALRRLTVIRSFQHAGFSLDEIKELLDGAGRWQHLAREKREQLSARIQELVTAQELIDAALACGCEDLEGCPAHEERSSCP; via the coding sequence ATGACCGACACGCTGTCCATCGGGGAGGTCGCCCGGCGGGCGGGCGTGGCGACCTCGACCGTGCGCTACTACGACCGGCTCGGGCTCGTCCCCGTCGTGGACCGGGACGGCACCGGCCGCCGCTACGACGACTCCGCCCTCCGGCGCCTCACGGTGATCAGGAGCTTTCAGCACGCGGGGTTCAGCCTCGACGAGATCAAGGAGTTGCTCGACGGCGCCGGCCGGTGGCAGCACCTCGCCCGCGAGAAGCGCGAACAACTGTCCGCGCGCATTCAGGAGCTCGTCACGGCCCAGGAGCTGATCGACGCCGCGCTCGCGTGCGGCTGCGAGGACCTCGAGGGGTGTCCCGCCCACGAGGAGCGGTCCAGCTGCCCGTAA
- a CDS encoding IS3 family transposase, translating into MVAFIDDHKVELGVEPICAQLPIAPSTYYAYKRRPPSDRALRDEYLREQIQRVYDANFQVYGARKVWIELGREGIAVARCTVERLMRAMGLQGVRRGNTAPTTTSPDRAAAQTLPDLVDREFTAARPDQVWCADLTYVPLERGGFCYAALITDVYTRGIVGWAVGTSLAADLPLAALEQALHRRGGALDGLIHHSDRGCQYTSVRYADRLDLERITASMGSVGDSYDCDDPLAAAPAV; encoded by the coding sequence ATGGTTGCCTTCATCGACGATCACAAGGTCGAGCTCGGGGTCGAGCCGATCTGCGCGCAGTTGCCGATCGCCCCGTCGACCTACTACGCCTACAAGCGCCGCCCGCCGTCGGATCGGGCGCTGCGCGACGAGTACCTACGCGAGCAGATCCAGCGGGTCTACGACGCCAACTTCCAGGTGTACGGCGCCCGCAAGGTGTGGATCGAGCTGGGCCGCGAGGGCATCGCCGTGGCGCGCTGCACCGTCGAGCGGCTCATGCGCGCCATGGGCCTGCAAGGAGTGCGTCGCGGCAACACGGCGCCCACGACCACCAGCCCCGACCGTGCCGCCGCGCAGACGCTGCCTGACCTGGTCGACCGCGAGTTCACCGCCGCGCGCCCCGATCAGGTGTGGTGCGCGGATCTGACCTACGTGCCGCTCGAGCGCGGCGGATTCTGCTACGCCGCGCTGATCACCGACGTGTACACCCGCGGGATCGTGGGCTGGGCAGTGGGCACCAGCCTGGCCGCCGACCTGCCGCTGGCCGCGCTCGAGCAGGCGCTGCACCGCCGCGGCGGCGCCCTCGACGGGCTCATCCACCACTCCGATAGGGGCTGTCAATACACCAGCGTGCGCTACGCCGACCGTCTCGACCTCGAACGCATCACCGCCTCAATGGGCTCGGTCGGCGACAGCTACGACTGCGATGATCCTCTTGCTGCCGCTCCGGCGGTCTGA
- a CDS encoding ABC transporter permease: MIAPVLVFNLAAFALPLTVFGLGSVRPYGGPAEFDSGLTTQNWEALITDPQLRTLFVESLALVVAIVIFTAAVGFPISYVIARSARWGTVLLFGVIASSFLSAVVQTLGWLMLLGGEGPINVALRGAGLSADGLDLLQTRAAVIAAMIHVELHYMVLVCTPAIMSIPRELEDAAAGLGASWSKVMRRVVVPLSWPGIVAGSLLVMATAAGSFTTPAILGGGLVPWIPVYIYNQMQTALNYPAAATASVALVLIIGLASVAATLATRRLVARSR, encoded by the coding sequence TTGATCGCGCCGGTCTTGGTTTTCAATCTCGCCGCCTTCGCGCTACCATTGACTGTGTTTGGGTTAGGAAGTGTCAGGCCTTATGGCGGGCCCGCTGAGTTTGACAGCGGGCTCACCACACAGAACTGGGAAGCGTTAATAACGGATCCGCAACTTAGAACGCTGTTCGTCGAATCGCTAGCGTTGGTCGTGGCGATCGTCATATTCACTGCGGCGGTGGGTTTTCCTATTTCCTACGTGATTGCACGGTCAGCACGGTGGGGTACCGTCTTGCTATTTGGTGTGATTGCGTCGTCGTTCTTAAGTGCGGTGGTTCAGACACTGGGATGGCTGATGTTGTTAGGGGGCGAAGGTCCGATCAATGTAGCCTTAAGAGGCGCTGGGCTGAGCGCAGACGGATTGGACTTGCTGCAGACGAGGGCCGCAGTGATCGCTGCCATGATTCACGTTGAGCTTCACTACATGGTACTGGTTTGCACCCCAGCGATTATGTCCATACCTCGTGAACTCGAGGACGCTGCAGCTGGGCTCGGTGCGTCTTGGTCCAAGGTCATGCGCCGTGTAGTTGTTCCCTTGAGCTGGCCGGGAATAGTCGCAGGGTCTCTGTTGGTCATGGCGACCGCAGCCGGGTCGTTCACCACACCGGCCATCCTCGGCGGTGGCCTAGTGCCATGGATTCCAGTCTATATATATAACCAAATGCAGACGGCGCTTAACTATCCTGCTGCAGCGACGGCCTCGGTTGCCCTCGTGCTGATTATTGGCTTGGCGTCGGTTGCTGCCACTCTGGCCACCCGTCGACTTGTTGCACGGAGCCGGTAG
- a CDS encoding LLM class flavin-dependent oxidoreductase, translating to MRFGIGLPTCREGVTYPPGFAGPQAFIDIAQAAEGLGFSALWTNDHSTIPNRLRTDDEPAPTFYEPATTLPYLAAYTSTIRLKHGALVAPVRGTPVLAARQAATLDVLCQGRHTLGLCIGGYPEEYSQNFGSTQPRGRGRALDEFITLTHKLLQEKTTTFAGDHYSIENLQLTPKPVQPHLPIHYMANSDAGVDRAGRLADGWTFVGLSYDEIQRKREILYSAADRSSRQPRDVEICPQIWVAIGETQGQAETIAHASGEFRRFGTLDVATLAVGTPDKVASKLRPFKQAGAIEVGTIVQARTVSELIRSMELLSKEVVPAFVG from the coding sequence ATGCGCTTTGGCATCGGACTGCCGACTTGCCGGGAAGGGGTAACTTATCCGCCCGGCTTCGCAGGGCCTCAAGCATTCATCGATATAGCGCAGGCCGCGGAAGGTTTGGGATTCTCCGCCTTGTGGACTAACGACCACTCTACCATACCAAATCGCCTCCGCACGGATGATGAACCGGCGCCCACCTTCTACGAGCCCGCGACCACACTGCCCTACCTTGCTGCATACACAAGTACCATAAGGCTCAAACACGGGGCATTGGTCGCTCCGGTGCGTGGCACACCAGTGCTAGCCGCTCGACAGGCCGCGACTCTAGATGTGCTCTGTCAAGGAAGACATACCCTCGGGCTGTGCATCGGGGGGTACCCAGAAGAATACAGTCAAAACTTCGGAAGCACGCAACCAAGAGGAAGGGGTCGCGCACTCGACGAATTTATCACCTTAACCCACAAACTGTTGCAGGAAAAAACCACTACATTTGCCGGAGACCACTATAGTATAGAAAACCTGCAGCTAACGCCCAAACCAGTGCAGCCTCACCTGCCCATACACTACATGGCGAATTCGGACGCAGGAGTCGACCGAGCCGGTAGACTGGCGGACGGATGGACATTTGTGGGCCTTTCCTATGATGAGATCCAGCGGAAGCGAGAGATCCTTTATAGCGCAGCCGATCGATCATCTCGCCAGCCCAGGGATGTCGAGATATGTCCGCAGATATGGGTGGCGATCGGCGAGACCCAAGGCCAAGCCGAAACGATTGCCCACGCATCTGGCGAATTCAGGCGCTTTGGCACACTCGATGTAGCGACCCTTGCGGTGGGTACGCCTGACAAGGTCGCGTCCAAACTCCGGCCGTTCAAACAAGCCGGCGCGATCGAAGTCGGGACGATAGTGCAAGCGCGGACCGTTTCTGAACTAATACGCTCGATGGAGCTATTATCCAAGGAGGTCGTCCCCGCCTTTGTTGGTTAA
- a CDS encoding ABC transporter ATP-binding protein: protein MSTSMAERGIAGRASSKPEAYELRLDGVSFSYSNGRSGPHHQPRALSDFSLTVEPGEFLTLLGPSGSGKTTALRLVAGHLFPGAGRIVLGDDITIVPPRKRDIGMVFQNFALFPHKTVEGNVAFGLQMRKWSKPAIRASVRRMLDVVQLTGFESRRAGELSGGQQQRVALARALAIEPRLLLFDEPLSSLDAQLRQSMQLEIRRIQQEAGITTLYVTHDQEEALTMSDRVAVMNEGRVEQVEGPKEVYHEPRTWFVANFVGELNTFSGTVVDCFEDGYAVDVGSGMQVLVESPVRPLGLAQGDGMAVGVRPENMVMHEGLSPEPPGGWPGVVRGVVFRGLKQIAIVELYRGVTVDCEDVRRRAEVGQQVTVRVDGSQCLGFVPDAGL, encoded by the coding sequence ATGAGCACAAGTATGGCGGAACGAGGGATCGCTGGCCGCGCGTCTAGCAAGCCGGAAGCCTATGAGTTGCGGTTAGATGGAGTGTCGTTCTCTTACTCCAACGGCAGGTCGGGCCCTCACCATCAGCCAAGGGCTCTGTCAGACTTTAGTCTAACGGTTGAGCCGGGAGAGTTCCTGACCCTCTTGGGCCCGTCTGGGTCAGGCAAGACTACGGCTTTGCGCCTTGTGGCCGGACACTTGTTTCCCGGAGCCGGCCGGATCGTGCTAGGCGATGACATCACAATCGTTCCACCCCGTAAACGAGATATCGGTATGGTGTTTCAGAACTTTGCCTTGTTTCCCCATAAGACCGTTGAGGGCAACGTTGCGTTTGGCCTTCAGATGCGCAAATGGTCGAAACCCGCCATCCGGGCTAGCGTGAGGAGGATGTTGGATGTGGTGCAGTTGACGGGATTCGAGTCACGCCGTGCGGGTGAGTTGAGTGGTGGACAACAGCAGCGAGTTGCGCTCGCTAGGGCGCTGGCAATTGAGCCGCGTCTCTTGTTATTTGATGAACCGTTGTCGTCTTTGGATGCCCAACTTCGACAGTCCATGCAGTTGGAGATCCGGCGAATTCAGCAAGAGGCTGGGATTACGACGCTTTATGTTACGCATGATCAGGAAGAGGCTTTGACGATGTCGGATCGCGTCGCGGTGATGAATGAGGGTCGGGTAGAGCAGGTTGAGGGCCCGAAGGAGGTCTATCATGAGCCGCGTACTTGGTTTGTCGCGAACTTCGTTGGAGAGTTAAACACGTTCTCCGGTACGGTTGTCGATTGCTTTGAGGACGGTTACGCCGTTGATGTAGGTTCGGGTATGCAAGTCCTGGTTGAGTCGCCTGTTCGTCCCCTTGGGCTAGCCCAGGGAGATGGAATGGCGGTTGGAGTTCGTCCCGAGAATATGGTTATGCATGAAGGGCTCAGTCCGGAGCCTCCGGGTGGCTGGCCTGGTGTTGTTCGTGGCGTTGTTTTCCGCGGTTTGAAGCAAATAGCGATTGTGGAGCTTTATAGGGGTGTGACTGTTGACTGTGAGGATGTGCGGAGACGTGCAGAGGTTGGGCAACAGGTAACGGTGAGGGTTGACGGTAGCCAGTGCCTTGGGTTTGTGCCGGATGCCGGACTCTGA
- a CDS encoding helix-turn-helix domain-containing protein, with amino-acid sequence MSVHAEQMGRPGRKAVPVVLTGRQCEELEGLVLQGGERERVRARIVLGAAEGRSNRELTDELGCSEPTVSTWRRRFAEQGMAGLADARSQSQAMARRGPKVAPVVLPEADRAVLQRWTRRSTVSQGLVGRPGDGGERGVWEGEWLHGCTT; translated from the coding sequence ATGAGCGTGCATGCTGAGCAGATGGGACGTCCGGGCCGCAAGGCTGTGCCGGTGGTGCTGACCGGCCGGCAATGCGAGGAGCTCGAGGGGCTGGTCCTGCAGGGGGGTGAGCGTGAGCGGGTGCGGGCCCGGATTGTGCTGGGCGCGGCCGAGGGCCGCTCCAACCGGGAGCTGACGGACGAGCTCGGCTGCAGTGAGCCGACCGTGTCGACGTGGCGGCGGCGGTTCGCTGAGCAGGGGATGGCTGGTCTGGCCGATGCGCGAAGCCAGTCGCAGGCGATGGCGCGGCGGGGGCCCAAGGTGGCGCCGGTGGTGTTGCCCGAGGCGGACCGGGCGGTGCTGCAGCGCTGGACGCGGCGGTCCACGGTGTCCCAAGGGCTGGTGGGACGCCCCGGGGATGGTGGAGAGCGTGGAGTTTGGGAAGGAGAGTGGCTCCATGGCTGCACCACGTAA
- a CDS encoding ABC transporter permease produces the protein MMIARRKAMSHRPAPGVGGKARDFRLLIPPPGKCVLYMFSVIVLVFVVAPVVMVVLTSLNAAGRVSFPPDGFTFQWYRTIPGSLWAAGLRSMLLAGMTASAAVLLGVPAALGMYRANFRGKSLLETGLRTPLTMPQVVTGVAIFQAYILVQGAGFNLVGTLPGLLVGHVVIATPFVITTVVAGLLKTDPRIVEAAEGLGATPVQAFWRITLPMLRPSILAAAFFAFLISFQNVPVSLFLGGAGASTLPVELFFAAQFSLSPQLFAAASVLIVVAGFATLIWYRTGGLRSSSL, from the coding sequence ATGATGATTGCACGCAGGAAAGCGATGAGCCATCGACCCGCACCGGGCGTAGGTGGCAAAGCGCGAGATTTCCGACTGCTGATTCCCCCTCCCGGGAAGTGCGTATTGTACATGTTTAGCGTCATCGTCCTCGTTTTCGTCGTTGCCCCAGTGGTAATGGTAGTTTTGACCTCCTTGAATGCTGCGGGAAGGGTGTCGTTCCCTCCCGACGGATTCACTTTTCAGTGGTATAGGACGATCCCTGGGAGTCTCTGGGCAGCGGGCCTGCGAAGCATGTTACTTGCGGGAATGACTGCCTCCGCAGCCGTCCTCCTGGGTGTACCAGCGGCCCTGGGGATGTACCGCGCTAACTTTCGCGGGAAGTCGTTGCTTGAGACCGGTTTGCGGACCCCCCTGACGATGCCGCAGGTAGTTACGGGGGTAGCGATATTCCAAGCGTACATACTAGTCCAGGGCGCAGGCTTTAACCTTGTGGGTACTTTGCCGGGACTACTGGTGGGGCATGTGGTGATTGCAACGCCCTTTGTGATCACTACCGTTGTCGCAGGCCTTTTGAAGACAGATCCACGAATAGTGGAGGCCGCCGAGGGCCTTGGTGCCACGCCGGTACAGGCCTTCTGGCGCATTACATTGCCGATGTTGCGACCTTCCATCCTCGCTGCAGCGTTCTTCGCCTTCCTCATATCATTTCAAAATGTGCCAGTGTCTCTGTTCCTTGGGGGTGCGGGCGCCAGTACCCTGCCAGTAGAGCTATTCTTCGCTGCCCAGTTTTCGCTCTCACCGCAACTCTTCGCGGCAGCCAGTGTTTTGATCGTCGTGGCGGGGTTTGCTACCTTGATATGGTATCGCACTGGCGGCCTCCGGAGCTCGTCCTTATAG
- a CDS encoding IS110 family transposase: MTSIALERSDVIVGVDTHKDQHVAVTLDGLGGRLEQRCVPATNDGYAELLAWADAQGRVVAFGVEGTGSYGIGLARFLRRHARRVIEVSRPPRKDQRRAAGKSDPVDAEHAARQVLAGTATVAPKASDGDIETLRLLKVARDTAVKAQSQTMVTLKATLVTASDDLRAELEALSNFKLVTACAAFDSDDELACPDTAMRHVLGVLARRWLALHAEAKTLARQLTQRTQAAAPQLLDAFGVGPDIAAELLIAVGDNGDRIRSEAAFAKLCGVCPIPASSGKTTRHRLNRGGNRQANSALFRAVVVRMRWHEPTRTYVARRTAEGKSKREIIRCLKRYLARELYHLLPPTQTTDERLHLAA; this comes from the coding sequence ATGACCAGCATCGCGCTTGAGCGCTCCGATGTCATCGTCGGAGTCGACACCCACAAGGACCAGCACGTGGCCGTGACCCTCGACGGGCTCGGCGGACGACTCGAGCAACGCTGCGTCCCAGCCACCAACGACGGCTACGCCGAGCTGCTGGCCTGGGCCGATGCTCAGGGACGCGTGGTCGCCTTCGGCGTCGAGGGCACCGGCAGCTACGGCATCGGGCTCGCGCGGTTCTTGCGCCGCCACGCTCGCCGCGTGATCGAGGTCAGCCGTCCCCCGCGCAAGGACCAGCGGCGCGCCGCGGGCAAGAGCGACCCCGTCGACGCCGAGCACGCCGCCCGCCAAGTGCTGGCCGGCACGGCCACGGTCGCGCCCAAGGCCAGCGACGGCGACATCGAGACACTGCGACTGCTCAAGGTCGCCCGCGATACCGCCGTCAAGGCGCAGAGCCAGACCATGGTCACGCTCAAGGCGACCCTGGTGACCGCCAGCGACGACCTGCGCGCCGAACTCGAGGCGCTGTCGAACTTCAAGCTGGTCACCGCCTGCGCCGCGTTCGACTCCGACGACGAGCTCGCCTGCCCCGACACCGCGATGCGCCACGTGCTCGGCGTGCTCGCGCGCCGCTGGCTCGCCCTTCACGCCGAGGCCAAGACGCTGGCGCGCCAGCTCACCCAGCGCACCCAGGCCGCAGCACCCCAGCTGCTCGACGCCTTCGGCGTCGGCCCCGACATCGCTGCCGAACTGCTCATCGCCGTCGGCGACAACGGCGACCGCATCCGCTCCGAAGCCGCGTTCGCCAAGCTCTGCGGCGTCTGCCCCATCCCCGCCTCATCGGGCAAGACCACCCGCCACCGGCTCAACCGTGGCGGCAACCGACAAGCGAACTCCGCGCTGTTCCGCGCCGTCGTCGTGCGCATGCGCTGGCACGAACCCACGCGCACCTACGTCGCGCGCCGCACCGCCGAAGGCAAGTCCAAGCGCGAGATCATCCGCTGCCTCAAGCGCTACCTCGCCCGCGAGCTCTACCACCTGCTCCCACCCACCCAGACCACCGACGAACGGCTTCACTTGGCCGCATAG
- a CDS encoding integrase core domain-containing protein → MPQALPRPRALPPAPTHPDHRRTASLGRIDALDIYRSFNALIESAIGLYKTELIGRHGPWPAALDVELATLEYINWFNHKRIHTAIGDRPPAEHEAAHCNAHNDLNHTPAIQ, encoded by the coding sequence CTGCCTCAAGCGCTACCTCGCCCGCGAGCTCTACCACCTGCTCCCACCCACCCAGACCACCGACGAACGGCTTCACTTGGCCGCATAGACGCCCTTGACATCTATAGGAGCTTCAACGCGCTCATCGAGTCCGCGATCGGGCTGTACAAGACCGAGCTCATCGGCCGTCACGGCCCCTGGCCCGCCGCCCTCGACGTCGAACTCGCCACGCTGGAGTACATCAACTGGTTCAACCACAAACGCATCCACACCGCCATCGGCGACCGACCCCCCGCCGAACACGAAGCCGCCCACTGCAACGCGCACAACGACCTGAATCACACCCCCGCAATCCAATAA
- a CDS encoding antibiotic biosynthesis monooxygenase family protein produces the protein MIAFVVTARVAADKTEEWESNWKRNAPIMKANTGHHFRHLLRSTEDETQYMIYGLWDSEEQLRAALANSKAQATITAFQEITTEGPDRVVYELVETDENL, from the coding sequence ATGATTGCCTTCGTAGTTACCGCCCGGGTGGCGGCGGACAAGACAGAGGAATGGGAGAGCAACTGGAAGCGCAATGCACCGATAATGAAAGCTAATACCGGACACCATTTCCGTCATCTGTTGCGGTCCACAGAGGACGAGACGCAATACATGATCTATGGACTCTGGGACAGCGAGGAACAGTTGCGCGCGGCCTTGGCCAATTCGAAGGCCCAGGCAACCATCACCGCCTTTCAGGAGATCACAACAGAGGGGCCAGATCGAGTAGTGTACGAACTCGTGGAAACGGACGAAAACCTCTAG